From one Candidatus Chromulinivorax destructor genomic stretch:
- a CDS encoding OmpA family protein, translated as MKKYIHIFLCFMIITTGCAKKQNNKKTSTQISTKKTSIKKSAFDENLEAFTLDDDALHNFAQEANSSSEQVVTDTTVKTTRKTNSIFEWESVAVDQSKNEFKTIYFAFDKYHIDKAQELSLQADIEHAKKMIALNKTIVIEGHACDSAGSAIYNMTLSEQRAKFIATKFIEAGIDKANIKIAARGQEMPAVKGGNRAQQAANRRVEVFAIDSK; from the coding sequence ATGAAAAAATATATCCACATTTTTTTATGTTTCATGATCATCACAACAGGTTGTGCTAAGAAACAAAATAATAAAAAAACTTCGACACAAATTTCTACAAAAAAAACTTCGATTAAAAAAAGTGCTTTTGATGAAAATTTAGAAGCATTCACTTTAGATGATGATGCTTTACATAACTTTGCACAAGAAGCAAACAGTTCATCTGAGCAAGTTGTAACAGATACAACAGTAAAAACGACTCGCAAAACAAATTCTATATTTGAGTGGGAAAGCGTTGCTGTAGACCAAAGCAAAAATGAATTTAAAACTATTTATTTTGCGTTTGATAAATATCACATAGATAAAGCACAAGAATTATCACTACAAGCTGATATTGAACATGCAAAAAAAATGATCGCATTAAACAAAACAATCGTAATTGAAGGCCATGCTTGTGATTCTGCTGGGTCAGCAATTTATAATATGACACTTTCTGAACAACGTGCTAAATTTATCGCAACTAAATTTATTGAAGCTGGCATCGACAAAGCAAACATTAAAATTGCTGCTCGAGGTCAAGAAATGCCTGCTGTAAAAGGTGGTAACAGAGCACAACAAGCTGCAAACCGACGTGTTGAAGTGTTTGCAATTGATAGCAAATAA
- a CDS encoding Rne/Rng family ribonuclease has translation MKKILVNIEPWESRVAVLRDDQLENIYFSSATDNVIEKAFFKGTVIKVFPGIQTAFVEIGQERAGFLHISEIDRDLAVNKIEGADQFDIIHDKSMEHEDDQKQSSFKRAAKASISAIFKEGQEILVQVSKEPVGEKGAKLTTCFTLPGRFLVLMPNIGRIGISKKIGSSQERQRLRDILTTNLPAGMGAIIRTSAENADEGEVSKDIHFLLKDWNNIVEKYKTAPTKTKIHEEVDISLRVVRDHLDHTVESIITDSKLNQERIYTYLKNVAPEFKYKVVLHEGATNLFDLYNIDKQVNNALCKKVYLKSGGSIIIESTEAMTSIDVNTGRFTGKNNLEDTILKTNLEAAREIVRELHLRNIGGLIVIDFIDMNDLKNRQKLVEQFEKHLKEYDKFQSVVLAVSEFGLVQMTRKRSGKTLIRQLTESCQACKGAGYLKSSRAESYEVLRAIDQKLAHLGSKGALVLSVNPEIFDFISSIEFNSILALEGKFGVQITFLSKPTLLRTQFEINKQ, from the coding sequence ATGAAAAAAATATTAGTAAATATTGAACCATGGGAAAGCAGAGTTGCTGTTCTTCGTGATGATCAACTTGAGAATATTTACTTTAGTTCTGCAACAGACAATGTAATTGAAAAAGCTTTTTTTAAAGGCACAGTTATTAAAGTTTTTCCTGGTATCCAAACAGCTTTTGTTGAAATTGGTCAGGAGCGAGCAGGCTTTTTACATATCTCAGAGATTGATAGAGACCTTGCAGTCAACAAAATTGAAGGCGCGGATCAGTTTGATATTATTCATGATAAATCAATGGAGCATGAAGATGATCAAAAACAGTCTTCATTTAAACGAGCAGCTAAAGCAAGCATTAGTGCTATATTTAAAGAAGGCCAAGAGATCTTAGTACAAGTGAGCAAAGAACCAGTTGGTGAAAAAGGCGCAAAGCTTACAACATGCTTTACACTTCCTGGTCGTTTTCTTGTTTTAATGCCAAACATTGGCAGAATTGGTATTTCTAAAAAAATAGGTAGCAGCCAAGAGCGTCAACGTTTACGTGATATCTTAACGACTAATTTACCTGCAGGTATGGGTGCAATTATTAGAACGTCTGCTGAAAATGCAGACGAAGGTGAAGTATCTAAAGATATTCATTTCTTGTTGAAAGACTGGAATAATATTGTAGAAAAATATAAAACAGCTCCAACTAAAACTAAAATTCATGAAGAAGTTGATATTTCTTTACGTGTAGTTCGTGATCATCTTGATCATACGGTAGAATCAATTATCACCGACAGCAAGCTTAACCAAGAGCGTATTTATACCTACTTAAAAAATGTTGCTCCAGAATTTAAATATAAAGTTGTTTTGCATGAAGGGGCTACAAATTTATTTGATTTATACAACATTGATAAACAAGTAAATAATGCTTTGTGTAAAAAAGTTTATCTTAAATCAGGTGGTTCAATTATTATCGAATCAACTGAAGCGATGACATCAATTGATGTGAACACAGGTCGATTTACAGGTAAAAACAATTTAGAAGACACAATTTTAAAAACAAACTTAGAAGCTGCGCGTGAAATTGTTCGAGAATTGCATCTTCGTAATATTGGAGGGTTAATTGTTATCGATTTTATCGATATGAATGATCTTAAAAATCGCCAAAAACTTGTTGAGCAGTTTGAAAAACATTTAAAAGAGTATGATAAATTCCAGTCAGTTGTGCTTGCAGTGTCTGAATTTGGGCTTGTACAAATGACGAGAAAACGCTCTGGAAAGACATTAATACGTCAATTAACAGAATCGTGCCAAGCATGTAAAGGCGCTGGTTATTTAAAATCAAGTCGAGCAGAAAGTTATGAAGTGTTGCGAGCAATTGATCAAAAATTAGCACACCTTGGGAGTAAAGGGGCACTTGTTTTAAGTGTGAATCCAGAAATTTTTGATTTTATCTCAAGCATTGAATTTAATTCGATTTTAGCTTTAGAAGGTAAATTTGGTGTTCAAATTACATTTTTAAGCAAACCAACCTTGCTCAGAACTCAATTTGAAATCAATAAACAGTAG
- the gatB gene encoding Asp-tRNA(Asn)/Glu-tRNA(Gln) amidotransferase subunit GatB yields the protein MEKPTSVLDRYPEYRMDIGIEVHVQLNTKSKIFCSCSNAQTQVPNLNICPICAGYPGVLPVLNKQVVEFAVMAGLGTNCEISEVSEFDRKHYFYPDLPKNYQITQNDFPICRNGYVMIRLEDGSTKKIRINRIHIEEDAGKNTHSDYTGESFVDLNRTGTPLIEIVTETDIDNAEQARAYLKALRTIMQYLGVSTCNMEEGSFRADTNLSVRKKDSAELGTRCELKNINSFKFIGDAIEYEAERQILAVMNGEKIVQETRLWDSKNRVSVSMRKKEGMADYRFFTDPDLALVKVTPELLAHVQANFPEMPFPKFDRYKQQFNLSDYEAEIITSDLALTQYFDALMACHESKSATNWLLRDVLGALKEQKVTIEEFKVTPDKLAMLIKFVEDGVINNKVAKEVFDLIAKEGGNPAEIIESKGLKQIGSADELEAIVKEVFAQNPHLVEEYKAGKQNLFGFFVGACMKATHGNGDPKLLQALVKKYLS from the coding sequence GTGGAAAAACCAACTTCTGTTTTAGATAGATATCCAGAATACAGAATGGATATTGGCATCGAAGTGCACGTACAATTAAACACGAAAAGTAAAATATTTTGTTCTTGCTCTAACGCTCAAACACAAGTGCCTAATCTTAATATTTGTCCAATTTGTGCTGGGTACCCAGGCGTATTGCCAGTGTTAAATAAGCAAGTTGTTGAATTTGCTGTTATGGCAGGACTTGGAACAAATTGTGAAATATCTGAAGTTTCAGAATTTGATCGTAAACATTATTTTTATCCTGATTTGCCAAAAAATTATCAAATTACGCAAAATGATTTCCCGATTTGTCGTAATGGCTATGTGATGATTCGCTTAGAAGATGGTTCAACAAAAAAAATTAGAATTAACCGTATTCACATCGAAGAAGACGCTGGTAAAAATACTCACTCAGATTATACAGGTGAAAGTTTTGTTGATTTGAATCGTACCGGTACGCCTTTAATTGAAATTGTTACCGAAACTGATATCGATAATGCTGAGCAAGCTCGTGCTTATTTAAAAGCTTTGCGTACAATTATGCAATATCTTGGTGTCAGCACTTGCAACATGGAAGAAGGTTCATTTCGAGCTGATACGAATCTATCCGTTCGTAAAAAAGATTCAGCTGAACTTGGAACTCGTTGTGAATTAAAAAACATTAATTCATTTAAATTTATTGGCGATGCGATTGAGTACGAAGCTGAACGTCAAATTTTAGCAGTGATGAATGGCGAAAAAATTGTACAAGAAACTCGTTTATGGGATTCTAAAAATAGAGTTTCTGTTTCGATGCGTAAAAAAGAAGGTATGGCTGATTACCGATTCTTTACCGATCCTGATTTAGCGTTGGTAAAAGTGACTCCAGAATTATTAGCGCACGTACAAGCTAATTTTCCTGAAATGCCATTTCCTAAATTTGATCGATACAAACAACAGTTTAATTTATCTGATTATGAAGCTGAAATTATTACTTCTGATTTAGCATTAACTCAATATTTTGATGCGTTAATGGCTTGTCATGAAAGTAAGTCAGCAACAAACTGGTTGTTACGTGATGTACTTGGTGCTTTAAAAGAGCAAAAAGTTACGATTGAAGAGTTTAAAGTTACTCCTGATAAATTAGCAATGCTGATTAAATTTGTAGAAGATGGCGTGATTAATAATAAAGTCGCAAAAGAAGTTTTTGACCTTATTGCAAAAGAAGGTGGAAATCCTGCTGAAATTATTGAAAGCAAGGGACTTAAACAAATTGGTTCTGCAGATGAGTTAGAAGCTATTGTAAAAGAAGTTTTTGCTCAAAATCCTCATCTTGTTGAAGAGTATAAAGCTGGTAAGCAAAACTTATTCGGATTTTTTGTTGGTGCATGCATGAAGGCTACCCATGGAAATGGTGATCCTAAGTTGCTACAAGCATTAGTGAAAAAATATCTAAGTTAA